The Methanoplanus sp. FWC-SCC4 genome has a window encoding:
- a CDS encoding NAD(P)/FAD-dependent oxidoreductase, with protein MITVIGGGPSGRMGAIHLALAGEKVRLIEKRGALGGQCLHQGCMVICGLNDAARIVTDSKNLRNLSVFNTVPEVSLNSLWTRMNKIQSVISGILDKETIDAGVELINGEAFVDGSNITLNGEKLDTDKILITTGSRPIIPEIPGIHLKGIYNPHSIFSLKEVPEKLTIIGGGVIASEYAQIFSAFGAEVTMVIRSSLLRGKPDLMRTAAFKELGDVNIREYTLLKEICGETLVESVKISGNGKEEEIPSDAVLIASGLRPNSDCIKGIKKGESGEILVNENYETSVKGVYAAGDVTGAPFMTPVARMEGTSAAKSILGQTPEKLPSFIPQSVKLHYEHSFCRTNNDNSKAVSLPAPSGPGSFWSVPKRYTGKSLIEYEKDTGRLTGMYLGAPSSAPVAAYIAYMMEKGASIADFNRFIEVHPSTDGISVLLKYAGYLENGGK; from the coding sequence ATGATAACTGTAATAGGAGGAGGCCCGTCCGGCAGGATGGGCGCAATACATCTCGCCCTTGCAGGAGAGAAAGTCAGGCTTATTGAAAAAAGAGGGGCACTTGGCGGACAGTGTCTTCACCAGGGCTGTATGGTAATCTGCGGGCTGAATGATGCCGCAAGAATAGTCACCGACTCAAAAAACCTCAGAAATCTCTCTGTTTTCAACACAGTACCGGAAGTTTCACTAAACAGTCTCTGGACCAGAATGAATAAGATACAGTCGGTAATTTCGGGAATTCTCGACAAAGAAACTATTGATGCAGGTGTTGAATTAATAAACGGCGAGGCATTTGTAGACGGCAGTAATATCACTTTAAACGGTGAAAAACTCGATACAGACAAAATACTGATAACAACAGGATCCAGGCCAATAATTCCGGAAATTCCCGGTATTCATCTAAAAGGCATTTACAATCCCCACAGCATTTTTTCACTAAAAGAGGTCCCTGAAAAACTCACAATAATTGGCGGCGGGGTAATAGCTTCTGAATATGCACAAATATTCTCAGCCTTTGGAGCAGAAGTCACAATGGTTATCCGCAGCAGTCTTTTAAGAGGCAAGCCTGATTTAATGAGGACTGCCGCATTCAAGGAACTCGGGGATGTCAATATCAGGGAATACACACTTTTAAAGGAAATCTGCGGCGAAACTCTGGTTGAATCAGTAAAAATATCGGGGAACGGAAAAGAAGAGGAAATCCCGTCTGATGCCGTTCTCATTGCCTCAGGTCTGAGACCAAACAGTGACTGCATAAAAGGCATTAAAAAGGGAGAATCGGGAGAGATTCTTGTAAACGAAAACTATGAGACAAGCGTAAAGGGCGTTTATGCCGCAGGGGATGTTACAGGAGCACCTTTTATGACACCTGTTGCAAGAATGGAGGGAACATCCGCCGCAAAATCAATCCTCGGTCAGACCCCTGAAAAACTCCCTTCATTCATCCCGCAGTCTGTAAAACTTCACTATGAGCATTCCTTTTGCAGAACAAACAATGATAATTCAAAGGCCGTCAGTCTTCCCGCACCATCGGGGCCGGGTTCGTTTTGGTCTGTCCCAAAAAGATACACGGGAAAATCATTAATCGAATACGAAAAGGACACAGGGAGACTTACCGGAATGTACCTCGGTGCACCTTCATCGGCACCGGTCGCGGCGTACATTGCATACATGATGGAAAAAGGAGCGAGTATTGCCGATTTTAACAGGTTCATTGAAGTCCATCCCTCTACCGACGGAATCTCAGTACTCCTCAAATATGCCGGTTATCTGGAAAATGGTGGGAAATAA
- a CDS encoding TrmB family transcriptional regulator, whose protein sequence is MPMGVLRENKEEVLEALKSLGLTKYEALVYIALLQIESATATELHEISGVPRASVYPVLDKLMQKSLVILSNTTPKRFSATPPHDAVGNLLGSIEKNAEFAKTALNKIYSEKKNIITGNQEFIWSIFGDENIRARLIEIISDAKEEIKMLSYWEYMRKEILGTLENLEEGVKTRIISNNWEGEKPENFEVTIFTDPLGLDLEMEGEASGVYIIDNKKVMVVMNSPDKMTSALYSESDGFIHFFQSHWHFVNTHITESHNTKILP, encoded by the coding sequence ATGCCAATGGGAGTTCTAAGAGAAAACAAAGAAGAAGTGCTTGAAGCTTTAAAATCACTGGGCCTTACAAAATACGAAGCACTTGTTTATATCGCGCTTCTTCAGATTGAAAGTGCAACCGCAACCGAACTTCATGAAATTTCGGGGGTGCCACGCGCATCAGTATATCCTGTTCTGGACAAACTTATGCAAAAAAGCCTTGTTATCCTCTCTAATACAACACCAAAAAGGTTCAGTGCAACACCTCCCCATGATGCTGTCGGAAATCTTCTTGGTTCAATAGAAAAAAATGCGGAATTTGCAAAAACAGCCCTGAATAAAATATACAGTGAAAAGAAGAATATAATCACAGGAAACCAGGAATTTATCTGGAGTATTTTCGGGGACGAAAACATAAGAGCACGTCTTATAGAGATAATATCAGATGCAAAGGAAGAGATTAAAATGCTCTCCTACTGGGAATACATGAGAAAAGAGATTTTAGGCACGCTGGAAAATCTTGAGGAAGGGGTTAAGACCAGGATCATCAGCAACAACTGGGAAGGAGAAAAACCGGAAAATTTTGAAGTTACAATCTTCACAGACCCTCTGGGCCTTGATCTTGAAATGGAAGGTGAGGCTTCAGGCGTGTATATAATTGACAACAAAAAGGTCATGGTTGTGATGAACTCTCCTGACAAGATGACATCAGCACTTTATTCGGAGTCGGATGGTTTCATTCATTTCTTCCAGTCACACTGGCATTTTGTAAACACCCACATCACCGAGTCACATAACACAAAAATTCTGCCATAA